In Candidatus Hydrogenedentota bacterium, a single window of DNA contains:
- a CDS encoding Jag N-terminal domain-containing protein, whose translation MRVIEVSAKTRELAIKNALEQLGVERDEVHVEILDEGSAGLFGFGARNVKLKVSTDVPGPETARGRSAHRERPHHADRHEHPRREQRP comes from the coding sequence ATGAGAGTAATTGAGGTGAGCGCAAAGACGCGCGAGCTCGCCATCAAAAACGCCCTCGAACAATTGGGCGTCGAGCGCGACGAAGTACACGTCGAGATTCTGGACGAGGGCAGCGCGGGTCTGTTCGGGTTCGGCGCCCGCAACGTCAAGCTCAAAGTGTCCACGGACGTTCCCGGACCGGAAACCGCGCGGGGCAGGTCCGCGCACCGCGAGCGGCCGCACCACGCCGATCGGCACGAGCACCCGCGGCGCGAGCAGCGCCCCG